Proteins from one Mercurialis annua linkage group LG7, ddMerAnnu1.2, whole genome shotgun sequence genomic window:
- the LOC126655668 gene encoding uncharacterized protein LOC126655668, producing the protein MSSPTTSTQNQNPNSPQQDPNSTQQEENQNPPQSDNPQSPKTLTLEIPDDEVEEDEENPNQDSDLEDTTPHFSPSVSDSHVSTITTSTTTTTTVSVSRRGGHGKRKKKRSVELQKKKSLQKLELLGKNLKIVPFRPVKTLDFSSHEFLLKGLGLWEFVHLQFDVDNLRADFIAQLIANFNPNGRSSYVNGARIKVNRADLARALRLPVKKDKVETVLDDNESKESIEFVEELVSTWFLLYDDDTWMMSDEIWNFNKLIKDGNFDKVDWSKLIWLMVEKELTAAPSLGNCYYASHLQLLIKSQKDELFKEEVVEMEVDVKKADEEAEDVKINEEIHEVSELEEHNIELSLGGLDNVVKDDDDEKEKEEEEDGKEGVGDGDGDAMDFEESKDDEEQGQWRMNSMDGGFLQRCGEVGVLECEVQRKQEDNDGEEEGNEGEGEDVEEEEDEEMGFNISPKGDGLRGLSSENLIAAMEASQIPFSSGVEIHDNVPSGDFLTSMVDTQPISGSSSLFNNGNVNKRAIEHLEDDMPQHSLNGTNKKMRSDVPWGMMKSPSVSEVDVYFDQMEYIAGKTRALCKEKEQTIQEMSVQQQMLMNELQERDNYIDHLVKAKMEEQQKRQVETYRYEHELQMMGNLLEGYRKALKETHKSFAAYRAKCSLPEVPIYKDTGVGGLVLSTMELEKLRLKQEEEKRLSRLFIEKMIKEFEAEWTIKFEACNDRVEVLCNSVLEAEKKVSLLKEDWKYKVLKKLEAATAEECITHESV; encoded by the coding sequence ATGAGCTCTCCGACCACCTCCACTCAAAATCAAAACCCTAACTCCCCACAACAAGACCCAAACTCCACACAACAAGAAGAAAATCAAAATCCACCGCAATCAGATAATCCCCAATCTccaaaaaccctaaccctagaaaTTCCCGACGACGAAgtagaagaagatgaagaaaaccCTAATCAAGACTCCGACTTAGAAGATACTACCCCTCACTTTTCTCCATCAGTTTCCGACAGCCACGTCTCCACCATCACCACCTCCACCACTACTACCACCACCGTCTCAGTCTCTCGCCGCGGCGGCCACGGAAAACGCAAGAAGAAACGTTCCGTTGAGCTCCAGAAGAAGAAATCCTTACAAAAGCTTGAGCTCTTaggtaaaaatttgaaaattgttCCTTTTAGACCTGTCAAAACCCTAGATTTTTCCTCTCATGAGTTTTTACTTAAAGGGCTTGGTTTATGGGAGTTTGTTCACTTGCAATTCGATGTTGATAATCTTCGTGCTGATTTCATTGCTCAATTAATTGCTAATTTTAACCCGAATGGCCGGTCTAGTTATGTGAATGGAGCTAGAATAAAGGTCAATCGTGCTGATTTGGCGCGCGCTTTGAGGCTTCCGGTGAAGAAGGATAAAGTGGAAACTGTGTTGGATGATAATGAGAGTAAAGAATCTATAGAATTCGTTGAGGAACTTGTGTCGACTTGGTTCTTGTTATATGACGACGATACATGGATGATGTCGGATGAAATATGGAACtttaataaattgattaaaGATGGGAACTTTGATAAGGTTGATTGGTCTAAGTTGATTTGGTTGATGGTTGAGAAGGAGTTGACTGCAGCCCCTAGTTTAGGGAATTGTTATTATGCCTCCCATTTGCAGCTTTTGATTAAATCACAGAAGGATGAGTTGTTTAAGGAAGAAGTTGTTGAAATGGAGGTAGATGTTAAGAAGGCGGATGAGGAGGCGGAAGATGTGAAGATAAATGAGGAAATCCACGAAGTGTCAGAGTTGGAGGAGCATAACATTGAATTGAGTCTTGGTGGTTTGGATAATGTGGTGAAAGATGACGATGATGAGAAAGAgaaggaggaggaggaagaTGGAAAGGAGGGTGTTGGTGATGGTGATGGGGATGCTATGGATTTCGAGGAAAGTAAGGATGATGAAGAACAAGGGCAATGGCGAATGAACAGCATGGATGGGGGTTTTCTGCAGCGTTGTGGTGAAGTTGGGGTTCTGGAATGCGAGGTGCAAAGAAAACAGGAAGATAATGACGGAGAGGAAGAAGGAAATGAAGGGGAAGGGGAGGATGTAGAGGAAGAAGAGGATGAGGAAATGGGCTTCAATATTTCACCTAAAGGGGATGGTTTGAGGGGCTTAAGTTCTGAGAATCTTATTGCAGCCATGGAGGCATCACAAATTCCTTTTAGTTCAGGGGTAGAAATTCATGATAATGTGCCATCCGGAGACTTTCTTACATCTATGGTTGATACACAGCCAATATCTGGCAGTTCATCACTTTTTAATAATGGTAATGTAAACAAGAGAGCAATTGAGCATCTTGAGGATGATATGCCCCAGCATTCACTTAATGGTACCAATAAGAAAATGAGGAGTGATGTACCTTGGGGTATGATGAAATCACCATCTGTTTCTGAAGTTGATGTGTATTTCGACCAAATGGAATATATAGCGGGCAAAACAAGGGCGTTATGTAAGGAAAAGGAGCAAACTATTCAGGAAATGAGTGTGCAGCAGCAAATGCTGATGAATGAATTGCAGGAGCGAGATAACTATATTGACCATTTGGTCAAGGCAAAGATGGAGGAGCAACAGAAGAGACAGGTGGAGACATACAGGTATGAACATGAATTACAAATGATGGGAAATCTTTTAGAAGGTTACAGAAAGGCTCTGAAAGAGACTCACAAGTCATTTGCAGCATACCGAGCAAAATGCTCACTACCTGAAGTACCAATTTACAAGGATACTGGGGTTGGGGGTCTTGTTTTGAGCACCATGGAACTGGAGAAGCTGCGTCTGAAACAAGAGGAAGAAAAAAGACTCAGCCGGTTATTTATTGAGAAGATGATCAAGGAATTTGAAGCAGAGTGGACTATTAAATTTGAAGCATGTAATGATAGAGTTGAGGTATTGTGTAACAGTGTGCTCGAGGCTGAAAAGAAAGTCAGCCTCTTGAAGGAAGATTGgaaatataaagttttaaagaAGTTGGAAGCTGCTACAGCTGAAGAATGTATTACGCATGAGTCTGTTTAG
- the LOC126657816 gene encoding glutamate receptor 2.5-like isoform X3, protein MAKKICASYCFLLCLIIVSITTDSLDDSSGKQSKKLKLGVIVDLTSHEGKEEKIAMQLAIEDFYANSSHRPMLQVKNSHGDPTKAVSSAKTLIKNHHVPAILGLGTWEEAAPVAKLGDESKVPVLSLANIIPQWSFQRLPFLINAARSQLAQMKAVAAIIQSWQWRKVNVLYEDIPSTISGIFPYLISALRDAGSEINDLLPLPTHSISESLRHLKNGQCRVFIVHTSAEIANTIFKEAKKLGMMENEFVWITTVGITNLIDTFNSSVISSMQGVVGVKSYYSQSSRRFKNFYSRFRKRFLLQYKHDSFPEPGINALQAYDAIWAVALAMEGFPFQKFLQNTNNSLPMAAVRGQKLLSRIKENNFEGLTGAFILRKGMLASANIFRITNVIGKSYREVGYWTEKLGFSETIDISEKYSKSMKILGQVFWPGNPWLVPRGWSAPTNDRPLKIGVPTTNTHKEFIEVEPDPHKGYVTVSGFTIDVFKSTLESLPYALPHIFVPFNGTYDSLVQQIKLQIFDAVVADTAIVANRCQYAEFSQPYAEPGLQIVVYVKPKKFNKGGLFRKPLTTSMWVITGAINIYNGLVVWIIERHYNRQLVQFPFWEQIGRMLSSAFITLFSLKGDKMHSNLSRMAMAAWLFAALVITQSFTANLTTLLTIERLDPVLVNVETLKASRAKVGCDGNSFVVNYLEQALGFDPENIVKVYSSDHYAQALSSGKIAAAFLEVPYVKVFLAKNCIGFSTSGPTYRVGGFGFVGIPKEFTISS, encoded by the exons ATGGCAAAGAAAATTTGTGCATCTTATTGCTTCCTGCTCTGCCTAATCATTGTTTCTATAACAACAGACTCATTAGATGATTCTTCAGGCAAACAGTCTAAGAAGCTCAAATTAGGAGTCATAGTAGATTTAACTTCCCATGAAGGGAAGGAAGAAAAAATAGCAATGCAGTTGGCAATTGAAGATTTTTATGCCAATTCCAGTCATCGTCCCATGTTACAAGTCAAAAACTCGCATGGAGATCCCACGAAAGCCGTTTCCTCAG CTAAGACACTCATCAAGAACCATCATGTACCAGCAATCCTAGGCTTGGGGACCTGGGAAGAGGCTGCCCCTGTTGCGAAGCTTGGTGATGAATCTAAAGTTCCTGTTCTTTCCCTGGCAAACATAATACCGCAGTGGTCATTCCAGCGGTTGCCTTTTTTGATTAATGCAGCTCGCAGCCAACTTGCTCAGATGAAAGCTGTGGCAGCTATAATTCAGAGCTGGCAGTGGCGAAAAGTAAATGTCCTATATGAAGATATTCCTTCAACAATTTCAGGTATCTTTCCGTATTTAATATCTGCTCTTCGAGATGCAGGCTCTGAGATTAATGACCTTCTGCCTCTGCCTACACATTCGATATCAGAATCACTAAGGCACCTTAAGAATGGTCAATGCAGAGTTTTCATTGTTCATACTTCTGCAGAAATAGCGAATACTATCTTTAAAGAAGCAAAGAAATTAGGAATGATGGAAAATGAATTTGTGTGGATCACGACTGTTGGCATTACGAATTTGATCGATACATTTAATTCATCTGTCATTTCATCGATGCAAGGTGTTGTAGGAGTCAAAAGTTACTATTCTCAATCTAGCAGGCGATTCAAAAACTTCTACTCTAGATTTCGGAAAAGGTTCCTATTGCAATACAAACACGATTCATTTCCAGAACCCGGGATTAATGCTTTACAAGCTTATGATGCTATATGGGCTGTAGCTCTGGCAATGGAAGGATTTCCATTCCAAAAGTTTCTTCAGAATACGAACAATAGCCTTCCTATGGCAGCGGTAAGAGGACAGAAGCTTTTGAGCAGAATAAAAGAAAACAACTTTGAGGGTTTAACTGGAGCATTCATTTTGAGAAAGGGAATGCTTGCTTCTGCTAATATTTTCCGGATAACTAATGTCATAGGGAAGAGTTATCGAGAAGTTGGATATTGGACTGAGAAACTGGGTTTCTCAGAAACCATCGACATCAGTGAAAAGTATAGCAAGTCAATGAAAATTCTAGGACAGGTATTTTGGCCTGGAAATCCTTGGTTAGTACCTAGAGGATGGTCAGCACCAACTAATGATAGGCCCCTTAAAATAGGAGTTCCTACGACGAATACACATAAGGAGTTTATAGAAGTCGAACCTGATCCTCATAAGGGTTATGTAACTGTTTCAGGATTTACCATTGATGTCTTCAAATCCACCCTCGAATCTCTACCCTATGCCTTGCCGCATATTTTTGTTCCTTTCAATGGAACCTATGATTCTCTGGTTCAGCAAATTAAACTTCAG ATTTTTGATGCAGTAGTTGCTGATACAGCAATAGTCGCGAATCGTTGCCAATACGCGGAGTTCTCGCAGCCTTATGCCGAGCCAGGCCTCCAAATTGTGGTGTATGTTAAGCCTAAAAAATTCAACAAAGGTGGGTTGTTTAGAAAACCATTGACAACATCTATGTGGGTCATCACAGGAGCAATCAACATTTATAATGGATTGGTTGTTTGGATAATTGAGAGACACTACAACAGACAGTTAGTTCAATTCCCTTTCTGGGAGCAAATTGGTAGAATGCTCTCAAGTGCATTCATCACACTCTTTTCATTAAAAG GTGATAAAATGCATAGCAATTTGTCTCGGATGGCAATGGCGGCATGGCTTTTTGCTGCACTGGTCATCACTCAAAGTTTCACTGCCAACTTAACGACCTTGCTCACTATTGAAAGACTTGATCCAGTTCTTGTAAATGTTGAGACATTGAAGGCGAGTAGAGCAAAAGTGGGGTGCGACGGGAACTCGTTTGTCGTGAACTATTTGGAACAAGCTCTCGGTTTTGATCCTGAAAATATTGTAAAAGTGTATTCAAGTGATCATTATGCTCAGGCTCTTTCTAGTGGAAAAATAGCTGCAGCATTTTTAGAAGTTCCATATGTCAAAGTTTTCCTTGCCAAAAATTGCATAGGATTCAGTACTTCAGGACCAACATATAGAGTTGGAGGCTTTGGATTTGTGG GTATTCCCAAGGAATTCACCATATCTTCCTGA
- the LOC126657816 gene encoding glutamate receptor 2.5-like isoform X1: protein MAKKICASYCFLLCLIIVSITTDSLDDSSGKQSKKLKLGVIVDLTSHEGKEEKIAMQLAIEDFYANSSHRPMLQVKNSHGDPTKAVSSAKTLIKNHHVPAILGLGTWEEAAPVAKLGDESKVPVLSLANIIPQWSFQRLPFLINAARSQLAQMKAVAAIIQSWQWRKVNVLYEDIPSTISGIFPYLISALRDAGSEINDLLPLPTHSISESLRHLKNGQCRVFIVHTSAEIANTIFKEAKKLGMMENEFVWITTVGITNLIDTFNSSVISSMQGVVGVKSYYSQSSRRFKNFYSRFRKRFLLQYKHDSFPEPGINALQAYDAIWAVALAMEGFPFQKFLQNTNNSLPMAAVRGQKLLSRIKENNFEGLTGAFILRKGMLASANIFRITNVIGKSYREVGYWTEKLGFSETIDISEKYSKSMKILGQVFWPGNPWLVPRGWSAPTNDRPLKIGVPTTNTHKEFIEVEPDPHKGYVTVSGFTIDVFKSTLESLPYALPHIFVPFNGTYDSLVQQIKLQIFDAVVADTAIVANRCQYAEFSQPYAEPGLQIVVYVKPKKFNKGGLFRKPLTTSMWVITGAINIYNGLVVWIIERHYNRQLVQFPFWEQIGRMLSSAFITLFSLKGDKMHSNLSRMAMAAWLFAALVITQSFTANLTTLLTIERLDPVLVNVETLKASRAKVGCDGNSFVVNYLEQALGFDPENIVKVYSSDHYAQALSSGKIAAAFLEVPYVKVFLAKNCIGFSTSGPTYRVGGFGFVFPRNSPYLPDISEAILRVAESGRLKDLESSMTSNYKCAASKSDNHDSLGVSSYWGIFAITGGTSTLAVLLFVIGRIRERQHQPVDGHQNDPMADEHQQQQQQQQQREPQLQQHDPMADEHQQQQQWEQQLQQHDPMADEHHLPDQLQQHQDHAVDEHFI from the exons ATGGCAAAGAAAATTTGTGCATCTTATTGCTTCCTGCTCTGCCTAATCATTGTTTCTATAACAACAGACTCATTAGATGATTCTTCAGGCAAACAGTCTAAGAAGCTCAAATTAGGAGTCATAGTAGATTTAACTTCCCATGAAGGGAAGGAAGAAAAAATAGCAATGCAGTTGGCAATTGAAGATTTTTATGCCAATTCCAGTCATCGTCCCATGTTACAAGTCAAAAACTCGCATGGAGATCCCACGAAAGCCGTTTCCTCAG CTAAGACACTCATCAAGAACCATCATGTACCAGCAATCCTAGGCTTGGGGACCTGGGAAGAGGCTGCCCCTGTTGCGAAGCTTGGTGATGAATCTAAAGTTCCTGTTCTTTCCCTGGCAAACATAATACCGCAGTGGTCATTCCAGCGGTTGCCTTTTTTGATTAATGCAGCTCGCAGCCAACTTGCTCAGATGAAAGCTGTGGCAGCTATAATTCAGAGCTGGCAGTGGCGAAAAGTAAATGTCCTATATGAAGATATTCCTTCAACAATTTCAGGTATCTTTCCGTATTTAATATCTGCTCTTCGAGATGCAGGCTCTGAGATTAATGACCTTCTGCCTCTGCCTACACATTCGATATCAGAATCACTAAGGCACCTTAAGAATGGTCAATGCAGAGTTTTCATTGTTCATACTTCTGCAGAAATAGCGAATACTATCTTTAAAGAAGCAAAGAAATTAGGAATGATGGAAAATGAATTTGTGTGGATCACGACTGTTGGCATTACGAATTTGATCGATACATTTAATTCATCTGTCATTTCATCGATGCAAGGTGTTGTAGGAGTCAAAAGTTACTATTCTCAATCTAGCAGGCGATTCAAAAACTTCTACTCTAGATTTCGGAAAAGGTTCCTATTGCAATACAAACACGATTCATTTCCAGAACCCGGGATTAATGCTTTACAAGCTTATGATGCTATATGGGCTGTAGCTCTGGCAATGGAAGGATTTCCATTCCAAAAGTTTCTTCAGAATACGAACAATAGCCTTCCTATGGCAGCGGTAAGAGGACAGAAGCTTTTGAGCAGAATAAAAGAAAACAACTTTGAGGGTTTAACTGGAGCATTCATTTTGAGAAAGGGAATGCTTGCTTCTGCTAATATTTTCCGGATAACTAATGTCATAGGGAAGAGTTATCGAGAAGTTGGATATTGGACTGAGAAACTGGGTTTCTCAGAAACCATCGACATCAGTGAAAAGTATAGCAAGTCAATGAAAATTCTAGGACAGGTATTTTGGCCTGGAAATCCTTGGTTAGTACCTAGAGGATGGTCAGCACCAACTAATGATAGGCCCCTTAAAATAGGAGTTCCTACGACGAATACACATAAGGAGTTTATAGAAGTCGAACCTGATCCTCATAAGGGTTATGTAACTGTTTCAGGATTTACCATTGATGTCTTCAAATCCACCCTCGAATCTCTACCCTATGCCTTGCCGCATATTTTTGTTCCTTTCAATGGAACCTATGATTCTCTGGTTCAGCAAATTAAACTTCAG ATTTTTGATGCAGTAGTTGCTGATACAGCAATAGTCGCGAATCGTTGCCAATACGCGGAGTTCTCGCAGCCTTATGCCGAGCCAGGCCTCCAAATTGTGGTGTATGTTAAGCCTAAAAAATTCAACAAAGGTGGGTTGTTTAGAAAACCATTGACAACATCTATGTGGGTCATCACAGGAGCAATCAACATTTATAATGGATTGGTTGTTTGGATAATTGAGAGACACTACAACAGACAGTTAGTTCAATTCCCTTTCTGGGAGCAAATTGGTAGAATGCTCTCAAGTGCATTCATCACACTCTTTTCATTAAAAG GTGATAAAATGCATAGCAATTTGTCTCGGATGGCAATGGCGGCATGGCTTTTTGCTGCACTGGTCATCACTCAAAGTTTCACTGCCAACTTAACGACCTTGCTCACTATTGAAAGACTTGATCCAGTTCTTGTAAATGTTGAGACATTGAAGGCGAGTAGAGCAAAAGTGGGGTGCGACGGGAACTCGTTTGTCGTGAACTATTTGGAACAAGCTCTCGGTTTTGATCCTGAAAATATTGTAAAAGTGTATTCAAGTGATCATTATGCTCAGGCTCTTTCTAGTGGAAAAATAGCTGCAGCATTTTTAGAAGTTCCATATGTCAAAGTTTTCCTTGCCAAAAATTGCATAGGATTCAGTACTTCAGGACCAACATATAGAGTTGGAGGCTTTGGATTT GTATTCCCAAGGAATTCACCATATCTTCCTGACATTTCAGAAGCCATTCTGAGAGTAGCAGAAAGTGGTAGACTCAAGGATCTTGAAAGCTCTATGACATCCAACTACAAATGTGCCGCCTCCAAGTCAGATAATCATGACAGCTTGGGAGTAAGTAGTTACTGGGGTATTTTTGCGATCACTGGAGGAACATCTACATTAGCTGTTTTACTCTTTGTCATTGGTCGTATCCGTGAAAGGCAGCACCAACCAGTGGATGGACATCAGAATGATCCTATGGCCGATGAAcaccagcagcagcagcagcaacaacaacaacGGGAACCACAGCTCCAACAACATGATCCTATGGCCGATGAACACCAGCAGCAGCAACAATGGGAACAACAGCTACAGCAACATGATCCTATGGCGGATGAACATCATTTGCCTGATCAACTGCAGCAGCATCAAGATCATGCTGTGGATGAGCATTTCATATGA
- the LOC126657816 gene encoding glutamate receptor 2.5-like isoform X2, producing MQLAIEDFYANSSHRPMLQVKNSHGDPTKAVSSAKTLIKNHHVPAILGLGTWEEAAPVAKLGDESKVPVLSLANIIPQWSFQRLPFLINAARSQLAQMKAVAAIIQSWQWRKVNVLYEDIPSTISGIFPYLISALRDAGSEINDLLPLPTHSISESLRHLKNGQCRVFIVHTSAEIANTIFKEAKKLGMMENEFVWITTVGITNLIDTFNSSVISSMQGVVGVKSYYSQSSRRFKNFYSRFRKRFLLQYKHDSFPEPGINALQAYDAIWAVALAMEGFPFQKFLQNTNNSLPMAAVRGQKLLSRIKENNFEGLTGAFILRKGMLASANIFRITNVIGKSYREVGYWTEKLGFSETIDISEKYSKSMKILGQVFWPGNPWLVPRGWSAPTNDRPLKIGVPTTNTHKEFIEVEPDPHKGYVTVSGFTIDVFKSTLESLPYALPHIFVPFNGTYDSLVQQIKLQIFDAVVADTAIVANRCQYAEFSQPYAEPGLQIVVYVKPKKFNKGGLFRKPLTTSMWVITGAINIYNGLVVWIIERHYNRQLVQFPFWEQIGRMLSSAFITLFSLKGDKMHSNLSRMAMAAWLFAALVITQSFTANLTTLLTIERLDPVLVNVETLKASRAKVGCDGNSFVVNYLEQALGFDPENIVKVYSSDHYAQALSSGKIAAAFLEVPYVKVFLAKNCIGFSTSGPTYRVGGFGFVFPRNSPYLPDISEAILRVAESGRLKDLESSMTSNYKCAASKSDNHDSLGVSSYWGIFAITGGTSTLAVLLFVIGRIRERQHQPVDGHQNDPMADEHQQQQQQQQQREPQLQQHDPMADEHQQQQQWEQQLQQHDPMADEHHLPDQLQQHQDHAVDEHFI from the exons ATGCAGTTGGCAATTGAAGATTTTTATGCCAATTCCAGTCATCGTCCCATGTTACAAGTCAAAAACTCGCATGGAGATCCCACGAAAGCCGTTTCCTCAG CTAAGACACTCATCAAGAACCATCATGTACCAGCAATCCTAGGCTTGGGGACCTGGGAAGAGGCTGCCCCTGTTGCGAAGCTTGGTGATGAATCTAAAGTTCCTGTTCTTTCCCTGGCAAACATAATACCGCAGTGGTCATTCCAGCGGTTGCCTTTTTTGATTAATGCAGCTCGCAGCCAACTTGCTCAGATGAAAGCTGTGGCAGCTATAATTCAGAGCTGGCAGTGGCGAAAAGTAAATGTCCTATATGAAGATATTCCTTCAACAATTTCAGGTATCTTTCCGTATTTAATATCTGCTCTTCGAGATGCAGGCTCTGAGATTAATGACCTTCTGCCTCTGCCTACACATTCGATATCAGAATCACTAAGGCACCTTAAGAATGGTCAATGCAGAGTTTTCATTGTTCATACTTCTGCAGAAATAGCGAATACTATCTTTAAAGAAGCAAAGAAATTAGGAATGATGGAAAATGAATTTGTGTGGATCACGACTGTTGGCATTACGAATTTGATCGATACATTTAATTCATCTGTCATTTCATCGATGCAAGGTGTTGTAGGAGTCAAAAGTTACTATTCTCAATCTAGCAGGCGATTCAAAAACTTCTACTCTAGATTTCGGAAAAGGTTCCTATTGCAATACAAACACGATTCATTTCCAGAACCCGGGATTAATGCTTTACAAGCTTATGATGCTATATGGGCTGTAGCTCTGGCAATGGAAGGATTTCCATTCCAAAAGTTTCTTCAGAATACGAACAATAGCCTTCCTATGGCAGCGGTAAGAGGACAGAAGCTTTTGAGCAGAATAAAAGAAAACAACTTTGAGGGTTTAACTGGAGCATTCATTTTGAGAAAGGGAATGCTTGCTTCTGCTAATATTTTCCGGATAACTAATGTCATAGGGAAGAGTTATCGAGAAGTTGGATATTGGACTGAGAAACTGGGTTTCTCAGAAACCATCGACATCAGTGAAAAGTATAGCAAGTCAATGAAAATTCTAGGACAGGTATTTTGGCCTGGAAATCCTTGGTTAGTACCTAGAGGATGGTCAGCACCAACTAATGATAGGCCCCTTAAAATAGGAGTTCCTACGACGAATACACATAAGGAGTTTATAGAAGTCGAACCTGATCCTCATAAGGGTTATGTAACTGTTTCAGGATTTACCATTGATGTCTTCAAATCCACCCTCGAATCTCTACCCTATGCCTTGCCGCATATTTTTGTTCCTTTCAATGGAACCTATGATTCTCTGGTTCAGCAAATTAAACTTCAG ATTTTTGATGCAGTAGTTGCTGATACAGCAATAGTCGCGAATCGTTGCCAATACGCGGAGTTCTCGCAGCCTTATGCCGAGCCAGGCCTCCAAATTGTGGTGTATGTTAAGCCTAAAAAATTCAACAAAGGTGGGTTGTTTAGAAAACCATTGACAACATCTATGTGGGTCATCACAGGAGCAATCAACATTTATAATGGATTGGTTGTTTGGATAATTGAGAGACACTACAACAGACAGTTAGTTCAATTCCCTTTCTGGGAGCAAATTGGTAGAATGCTCTCAAGTGCATTCATCACACTCTTTTCATTAAAAG GTGATAAAATGCATAGCAATTTGTCTCGGATGGCAATGGCGGCATGGCTTTTTGCTGCACTGGTCATCACTCAAAGTTTCACTGCCAACTTAACGACCTTGCTCACTATTGAAAGACTTGATCCAGTTCTTGTAAATGTTGAGACATTGAAGGCGAGTAGAGCAAAAGTGGGGTGCGACGGGAACTCGTTTGTCGTGAACTATTTGGAACAAGCTCTCGGTTTTGATCCTGAAAATATTGTAAAAGTGTATTCAAGTGATCATTATGCTCAGGCTCTTTCTAGTGGAAAAATAGCTGCAGCATTTTTAGAAGTTCCATATGTCAAAGTTTTCCTTGCCAAAAATTGCATAGGATTCAGTACTTCAGGACCAACATATAGAGTTGGAGGCTTTGGATTT GTATTCCCAAGGAATTCACCATATCTTCCTGACATTTCAGAAGCCATTCTGAGAGTAGCAGAAAGTGGTAGACTCAAGGATCTTGAAAGCTCTATGACATCCAACTACAAATGTGCCGCCTCCAAGTCAGATAATCATGACAGCTTGGGAGTAAGTAGTTACTGGGGTATTTTTGCGATCACTGGAGGAACATCTACATTAGCTGTTTTACTCTTTGTCATTGGTCGTATCCGTGAAAGGCAGCACCAACCAGTGGATGGACATCAGAATGATCCTATGGCCGATGAAcaccagcagcagcagcagcaacaacaacaacGGGAACCACAGCTCCAACAACATGATCCTATGGCCGATGAACACCAGCAGCAGCAACAATGGGAACAACAGCTACAGCAACATGATCCTATGGCGGATGAACATCATTTGCCTGATCAACTGCAGCAGCATCAAGATCATGCTGTGGATGAGCATTTCATATGA